GGACAAACAGTGGCTGCATTGGGTCCTTACAAGGGCCTTCAGCAAGTTAGACGTATTGTAGAAGAAACAATGAAGAATATACACCCAATTTATAATATCAAAGCATTAATGATTAAGAGGGAGTTGGCAAAGGACCcaaaattgaagaatgaaaattgGGAGAGGTTCCTTCCAAAGTTCAACAACAAGAATATCAGTAAAAGGAAGCAGCCTaagaagaagaaggagaagAAACCATACACTCCATTCCCACCACCTCAACAGGAGAGCAAGATAGATAAGATGATAGCAACTGGTGAATACTTCTTGAAGGAAGATCAGAGGAAGGCTAAGAAGAAGAAGGAATTGGAGGCCAGGCATGAGGAGGCTGAGAAGAAGAGGCAAGAACGCAGAGCACAGGCATTTGTACCACCTGAAGAGAAGCCTAAGGAGAGCAAAGAACAGAAGAATGATATAAACCTGCAAGAATTTAAGAAGAAAGTTAAAAAGGGATTGAAAAAACGTTCACAGACATAGTGAATCATAAGACTCATTTTTCGCAAGTGAATTTTGTTGACTAAGTCCTTTGTACatgatatttttaataaaatagggtGTTTGTTAGTTTGTGGGTTTGTTCTTTAGGGGAAACACATAGACAAGTTTCTGGAATAATTCCaccattttattaaaaaacctTGTTTCTATAAGTACTATAATATCGCATTTTTAACATaaacatataaatatatataaatatatacgtgctgtgtatatttatatatatttcattAGGGTTTAATATACATTTGCAAAATACAGAGCTGTAGAAATCCAATGTGTACACTTTGAAGACAGGTATTTATACTCCAAAACGAACgtccatatgtatatatatatctcAGGATTATTTTATTAGCGGAAATTGTATGTTCATTACAATTTCGTTATGATTCGATCTAAGACACAAGCGACGAATTTCTCCCATGGTCATCGAGAGATGAAAATTTTGATAGGAGAAATGATAATGTAGGCTCGAGTATTATACAAATTTATGAACGAAGCCGATTCATACCAAGTCTTCAATGTATTAATAAAATACCCCTTTAAACAAATATCGAGTTATATCGTGAAAGCAGTCGATATTAAACAGCATTTAACATTCAAAAATCACTGTGCTTCATCCTCAGAACTCTTGGAGTCCCGATCATAAGACTATTCTTcacgaatttttttttaaaaacctgCAACACGTAGTATTTTGagatttttcatttatattcctttatatttaaagtttatgatattattatggctaataataTCGCACAATAACTGAGATATTTAAGATTCCAGTAGAACGTGTTTCAGCCTCAGttgaagaaaaaagaaacatgaattatttccattattatgcAGTATTGTTAGCCAAAAAAATTTCAGAATACATTTCAAATCTAGATCAATATGTatgaaaaattctaaaatactaCGTAGTatagttttttaaaaaaaaattctttttctcaCCGAGCCTCCAAGTGGGAATGCCCCATTAACGAATATAAAATGTAACCACAGATCCAACGCATCATACAAGAGGGACTGGAAATTTTTGTTTCAATGTACAGTGTATATCTTATTCTATTCACGTCGAGCACAAGCTCACCTCTCTCAGCACACGTGTACTCAACATTGATTTGATCTGCTATCTTTTAACATTAGCCTCGACTCGTTCCTTATATTACAGCTTACAGATTCATGGAAGTACGACGTTTCGTTAGCTTATACTTATTATCTGTAGACGTATATGTACAATTACTTAGCACGCGGTTATGGTTGTCTCGATATACGCAAAGCGCGCGACAAAAGCGATGAACAACAAAGTGTTCGCGTTAAAGGCGAAGAAAGGGCTAATCAGAGACGCCTTAGGACGGGAAAGAGACAATCAATCGAATACATTTGAGTATTTACAGCGCAGCCTGTACATACCGAGAGATTCGGAAATTGGGTAATCGAGTATTAATTCATTCACGTTAATTATTATGCATGTGTGCACTTCAGCAGGTGATCAGATTTCTGATAAAAATTGTTCAATAATTCCAGCTTGAATAAATTTAGAAATTAGGATTTTATGGTGCTTTCGGAAGAGTTAAGAGAGAGATAATTATTTGCTCGAGACCATAGAAGATAATTAACCTCATATCGTTTAATTCCCTTCACAGAAATTTCCAAATATCttcaattttctattttaatcaTTTCTTTCATTCAATTCGATCACTtctgtttaaaaataaaaaatctgcAACGATATAAAAATAAGGAATTATATCTTCACATGTTCTTGAGCCTTCCCTTGCTCTCTTCTTGAATATAGATAAAATATATACAGAAAAATTAGAGCTTAAAAATAATTACTGACTCGCAGAGCTGCGAATGAGGCGATTGGAGCACGCTTGTTTATAATACAAAAGCTTACAATATTCGATAGCGTAACATCCGTGTTATGCATATACGTATAAGTATGGAGTGTCTCATGCGAAGTGACGGTAGTAGATCGTCGTCGTCGGGAAAGTGTAAGTGTACAAAAGATCATCGTCCTCAGCTACGTATTGCTGCGTTAGTTCCCCGCTCTCAATCGACTCGACGCATTGTACGCTCTGACTACACAACCATAGCATCTCTCATTCAACTGAAATACTAAAACTCGCCCCACCATCGAGAGAAACAAGTCTATCCcttaacataacattcacatctgTCAGCAGGGAAAATGAAAACGtgtcttcgaaacgagaaccacGTTCAGCAACGAGCAACGCGTCGAGCCCTCGAGCGAGCACACCCGCAATTCCCAGCTATTCGCACAACCAAGCAAGTATACAATTCGTTTATACAAAAATAAATCTCTTTGTCGAGAATCGTAGCGCGCCGCTTTCGACTCACACCGCGATATTCGTCCTTCGATCGGCGGACAATCTGATGTCCTGCGCGCCACGTGGTACGCGTTAACAATAAGTTCGCTAAAAAGAAGATTAGCTACGTTGTCGAGCCAGAAACGGCGTTCCTCGGCTTATCGTTCGAGACCGTGAAAATAGGGGAATCGATAAGAAGCATATCGCGATTGTTCGAGATCGTTGAAAGGAATCCTATCAGCTGCTCGAACGTCTCGATGTTTATTCAATGGTATttcgatctgaatgttgaaggttTGCTTAGAATTAGGGATATAAGACTACATCTGAGTTCCTTTCATCGTATTCGGAAGTGATATTCGTGATTGGACACTTTGAGATCATCGAAATTAATATAAATGCGTTCGAGGGCACCTCGAGATCACCCCTTGGTCGATGTCTGAGATTTCGGTACATTGATCTTCGTCTTTTACAAACGTAGTAGCCTATCCAAATAAAATTATGTACATCTCTTGTCCAGAAACAATTCCGTCTGCAAAGGGTGAACTGTACATTTCTTTGATTCTCCCGCTTCGCGGATCTTCCCTACGTTAAAACGAAAATTAGAAGACAACCTATACGTACACTATAAAAATCACTGTTAAACCTTGAAATCTGGAGGACGAGACTCGGTCTCAGGATCTGAAGGACAAGGTCCAAGAAAAGAAATGTCAAAACCCTAAATCGAAAATTCAATTCCATATCTCTCTAAATTTCACTCACAAGCCACTCTATTCCTCCCTCACAGTTCATCCTTATAAATGCATCTCTCGAAATCACTCTTATTAAACGAGTACGTGATCACCTCCCTTCTAGGGAGACTAGCTCGCCCTTCGTCCAGAAGGTTGATTTTCGCGACAGATCGTGGATAGTTCGTTCCATCAACCGGTTCGTCGATCGAGGAGCTTGGACTTCGGATCAACGAGATTGGTCGCTCGAATCAGGTCGACTCGGCTTCTCCTGATCAAATAGCGCACCTTTTGAGCCCTTCGCGAGTGGCGACGACACCGCGACTTTCACGAGCCGGTGACACTCGTCGTGAGCTAGTGATTATGGTTGTAGAGGTGCCACCTCTGCGTCTCTGCATTCGAATCACACTTTTCGGCAGTGATGCCCCTCTGCGCGTGGTATCTCGAGTCGACGCACACAGGGATCCTCGAGTGTCGAATTAGCCCACCTTCCAGGTGCCTCCACTTCTGGTTTTCACTCCCGTCGCAGATCTGCATCAGCAGCGTGGTGCCCTTTGCGTACACTGGCAAAGTTAGACACAGGTCGTGGTGCTTTATTAAGCCATCCTTCGTGAGGCCCCATTCCTGAAAGGAGCATAAATTATTTAGTTTCGAGCGGGTGTGATTTACTGCTGCAAGGTTTAGGGTATTAGCTTCTGGGCTAAGGGAATTCCTTCGAGGGTAGCAACCCTTAAATTCGTTAATTCCACGTACTGTAGATTATCTAATTTCTCAAATTTCAGTCCGTGACTGTGCAAACTTGAAACCCCTCGGGAGACTCGTGGCGAAAGCTTATTTCCCGTCGATCCTTGAAATCTCCATTCTCGCGCGAAATCCTTGGCGCGATAATTGAAACGCAAAATTGAATACACGGATTAATAACCGTGGTCCGAAACGAACAGTTATTTCGGTGGAACAACTACTGGGAGGGACTATCCAAGCGAGTCGAGTTTACTTAGAGCACACGTACGCGCGGGCACACAGGGCTGGGTTGAATAATGAACCAGCGTACTTACTTGGTTACCGCCAGTGTCGTGACACGGATAAAGTCCGACGTTCCCGTCTAGCAGATGGCCCATGCTATCCAGGCACGCGGTTCCCTGTTTCAGGGAGCCCCCTGGTCCTCCCTCGCTCGTCGGTATAACTAATTCGGGATACACGTTTTTCAGATACCAGCTGAAGGGCTTGCAGTGCAATTTCCGCTTCAGCTCCATTCTGTCCCGAATACTAAAGCGAAACGACGGTCGGTCGTTTTATTAATACGGCTCACGTGCGCTGACGTATTTTAATGAAATCGACTATCGGTATTTCGTCCCGTTCTCGACCTCGTAAATCGAGCTACCGCGTGAAATAAGACGGTCCTGGGACTCTGTACTGGGTGTCTCGCAAAACCTGTTGTGGATCATTttctgaggatctagaattaactAAAGAGCAAGAACATTACTGTCAAACTGGACCCTATGGGTCTCTAGAGTCTAGGGTACttctttcattttatttcaGCAAAGAATATTTAATTGTGAATTATTAATATGTAGTTGTTAAGCAAGAGGATATACTTTATTTAACAAAATTTGAGATTTTTCCTTAATCGAAGGATAAAAACTAGGATTCACACTGTATCTACGTATGTGGAAGCTCTCTATTAGTATTTTCTATTGGAATTTGTATTTCTCTGTCAAAGACAGAGGAAAAAGACTAAAGAATGAAATCTCTTCAGAAAATGATGCATAGAAACTTTGTTCTCTTTTCATCGAGTTTGGTCGCTTAAACAAACAGGACGATATACGTATAATCAACTACAGTTGTTAATTATTCGAAAATGCACTCACTTTCCATAGGGTATATTCCGAGCCAGTGGCACGGCGTTATAATAGAACTGCTTGTAATCGTCCATCCACACCTCGGCAGCTCTCCTGGTGTTCCTCGCGAAAACATTCCCACTGCCCCCTGGGAACGAATAGGGATGGCGTTTTCGAAACACGTGGCCAACCCTTGAGCACGGTATAATTTCCAGACTGCCTCCGCATTGCCACACTCGGAACGAGATCTCTGTAAACCGCGTTACGCTCATTTAAATCCTTCTAATTTCAACGAGAGAGCCTCGGGCGAAACAGAATTATTTACCGAGGTTTTCTCCACCCCACACATCCATCTGAGTGTCGTATTTTCCGAGTTTTTCGAAGTATGCTTTATTAATGACAAAAAGACCGCCAGCGATCATGGGTGTTCTTATCGCTTGCGTGGGGTCCTTTTGTCTGGCTTGCCTCTCTGCTTGGCTTAGATATTCCCATTTGAAAACTAGGCTCCAGTCGAAGCCACCCCTGAGATCAGCTGACGCCCCTGAATATGTGATTGAACGTAATTAAATTCTGAGGTATTTTTTATCTAGTGTTTTCTTTATTGTTTCTCTGAAGTACCGATGTATTGGAAGGTGTCCATGCTTATCACGTCGATTACTGGGCACACAACCCTCGTAGGATCCTCAGCCACCCTTTCTAACAGAGGTTCCAACCAGTCGGCATTGCATTCACAGTGGGAGTCCAGAAAGGTCAGCACACTGGCGGTGGCTGCATCCGCGCCTCGCACCCTCGACCTCATCAAGCCCTCCCTCTTTTCATTGCGTATTACTCGAACCTTGTGTATCCTCGACAATTCTTCACCGTCCTCAGCTGGATAATAAAGGACCAATTTCAGTATTTTCAATCAAATTAGTGACTTAAAGAAGCGGATTAAATCCATAAACCATATTTTAAGATacttaatttcaaattatagttCTATGCAGTTTACATATCTGGATGCCATAGCTAGAGAGTATTAAGTCCACTCGTTTTCTGTGTGACCTGGTACACTTTGGCTCCGTTATCCAGATATAATTTTGAGATTATTTAAACATTGCTGTAAACTTATAcgaactgttcttcaactcactcaTTCAATTACAGCTAAGTACCATTTTTCATTTAGAATATTTCAAGTGCAATATTcgtaataaaaatgaaaaaagctTACGGTGATCGCTAAAGTCGTCCACCAGAATAATTTCCTTGATAAGGTGCTCGGGGCTTCTGTTCAGCACGCTGAAAGGAAAAATATCTCGTTACTTCAGAGAGCTACCGTCACGGGAAATCCTCCACGCAGGAATTAAACGATTCTAATTCCATCGACTGGCGTAATCCCGTCTCGAGGTGTTCTCAAAACGCCAACGATCCTCTCTTAAATAAGTTTCTCGCCCTTCGTGCACGCCTCCCGCGGAAATTCGCTTACGTTCGATGGAAAAAATTCTTCTCCCTGGTGAGCGTAATCTCGTTCTAGTCGCGTGACGTTACTCCCGCGGAAAAGCGTTTCAATTAAGAGGCGAATGTTCACGGGGGAAATCTCTGATTCGTGGCGGCTGCGTCGAGAAAAATAGAGCAACATATCGGCCATGATTACGGGGTTCTTTAAACCCAGTCGCGCTGGTGACAAATTTTTAAGATGAAATCGCTCGTGGAATCTTCGTGAAtataaaataccatttcaatTAGAGGggggaaaaaaataaaaatgcctTATGACCCGAGGTGAAATACAGATAATTGAACTGGAAAACGTGTCGGGGTTGTTCCTCGCGAATATTCGAGTTCCAGCGCAAATTTATGACCAGCGAGATCGCATTTTTTCCGCGAGGATAGTATTATTTCGGGCGTGGTATCACCGACGCTTTCCGAAATCCTTCACCGTCCACGCAGCCCTTCATATTTCACGCGTGATTTATCACCATCAAGCCACCCCCGAGCCGCGAGTATAATGCGCTGGGGCGAGTAATGGGCGCGGGAAGGCGGAACGATGGAACGACGATTAGAAAATTCCATCGGTCGTCGCCTTCCCCTTCTGACCCGCATCGAGAATTTTCTCGCGTTTTCGCTGCATCGTCCGAGCTGCTGCATCGGCCACTGCATCCCTCGGCGGCACGTAGGCGAGGGAATTCAACCACCCTCGATTACTTTACCCCTCCGTACCCCATCAACGAGGAAATATTAATCTCATTTTGTTAGATTTGAAAATTCTATTTGCACAGTGGTCTCTTTGACGCGCAAATTGCGGTCCACTTTGTTTTTCCCCTGATCGTTAGAACTCGACCAGAATTTTAATTAAAGCCGTAGTGCAGTAAAAATTCCTGTGTAAATATGGGGATGTATACCTGACGACGGTTCTGAGTAGCGTCGACCGAGCCTCGTTGTGGAACGTGATTATGACCGAGGTTGGGGGAAGGTCCCTCCTCCATTGTTTCATTCGGCACCTGGAACAGAAGGGGTCAAAACATTGGGTTATTTATGACGAGGCAATCCTAGAGGTCACACCGACGGGGGTATTATCAGTAGTCAGTTGTCAGTGGGATTCCGAGGTGAGCGGAGCAGTAGTGGGAAGTGTGAGAATAGTGTCTTCACTTGTGTACTTAGTGCCAATGCATTGCAGTGAGGTTAAAGTGTCTTGAAGTGAAAAATCAGGGGATGTTTTCCGACGATAAAAAGGTGAAAAAGAAGAGGAGCTTCGATGCATTCATTAGGTAATAGAAACTTGAAACCAAGATTCATATAATGAGCTTCCCAGTGTAACATTAGACGACGCGTAATTAGGTCATCAACTCGCCCCAGGGATCGATGCACTTCATATCGTCAGCCGATAGGGACTTCATCGGGTTTCTTCTTCGTTTTATCCCTTGCGGCGTTCGTTAATGCGCTTATCGTCTTATATcgatagaatcctgagactaaTTCTGTTCTAATATTCTCAAAGCTTGAATTATTAGAAGCAATCCATAAAAGCAAAACACGCTAACAATACATATAAATTATTATCCAAGATACATATCGAAAACGATACACTTCGAAAATGTTAAAGATACAGTGATCGATCCATCAGAGTGAAACTTCCCACGTGGCGATATATCAACCAGTTCATCCCCTCGTCGAAGGTAATTCAATGCAACGAGTCGAGTCCCATCGAGCTCCTATTTTACGTGTCTCACGTTCGCGGGACGTTTAAGGGGTTAAAAAGGCAGGGCAGGGGCGGGTCGAGGGTTCGCGCGAAAGCGTCGGGGG
The Calliopsis andreniformis isolate RMS-2024a chromosome 8, iyCalAndr_principal, whole genome shotgun sequence DNA segment above includes these coding regions:
- the Dbe gene encoding KRR1 small subunit processome component homolog dbe → MSNSENEDGPKTTGPVDNAWSLKIPSFKPEDNPNRLLEESCFATLFPKYRERYLKEHWPLVQKALEEHAIKAELDLVEGSMTVKTTRKTWDPYIIVKARDMIKLMSRSVPFEQAVRVLQDDIGADIIKISSFVRNREKFVKRRQRLIGPNGCTLKSIELLTNCYVLVQGQTVAALGPYKGLQQVRRIVEETMKNIHPIYNIKALMIKRELAKDPKLKNENWERFLPKFNNKNISKRKQPKKKKEKKPYTPFPPPQQESKIDKMIATGEYFLKEDQRKAKKKKELEARHEEAEKKRQERRAQAFVPPEEKPKESKEQKNDINLQEFKKKVKKGLKKRSQT
- the Pgant2 gene encoding polypeptide N-acetylgalactosaminyltransferase 2 → MRRNVKIVLLLSCAWMFAFVYYYHTSRDNKNENRALRLKEPASLALSAGNSGNYVDPDGTAIVMSSELLPAPTPDPRVTWNYFDEQGYVSRGGLRAGEDPYARNKFNQEASDGLPSNRDIPDTRSAMCRMKQWRRDLPPTSVIITFHNEARSTLLRTVVSVLNRSPEHLIKEIILVDDFSDHPEDGEELSRIHKVRVIRNEKREGLMRSRVRGADAATASVLTFLDSHCECNADWLEPLLERVAEDPTRVVCPVIDVISMDTFQYIGASADLRGGFDWSLVFKWEYLSQAERQARQKDPTQAIRTPMIAGGLFVINKAYFEKLGKYDTQMDVWGGENLEISFRVWQCGGSLEIIPCSRVGHVFRKRHPYSFPGGSGNVFARNTRRAAEVWMDDYKQFYYNAVPLARNIPYGNIRDRMELKRKLHCKPFSWYLKNVYPELVIPTSEGGPGGSLKQGTACLDSMGHLLDGNVGLYPCHDTGGNQEWGLTKDGLIKHHDLCLTLPVYAKGTTLLMQICDGSENQKWRHLEGGLIRHSRIPVCVDSRYHAQRGITAEKCDSNAETQRWHLYNHNH